A portion of the Streptomyces coeruleoprunus genome contains these proteins:
- the pgeF gene encoding peptidoglycan editing factor PgeF gives MIGQHDTVNGAHFAFTDRWGGVSAVPYEELNLGGAVGDDPAAVHTNRNLAAKSLGIDPGQVVWMNQVHGRAVHVVDGPWPAEAEVPEGDAVVTARPGLPLAVLTADCTPVLLADPVAGVVAAAHAGRPGMVAGVVRATVETMITLGAEPDRIIARTGPAVCGRCYEVPEAMRDEVAAVEPAARAETSWGTPAVDVTAGVHAQLERLGVRDRRASEVCTRESGDHFSYRRDRTTGRLAGYVWLGGPARQKAGGGKNA, from the coding sequence GTGATAGGGCAGCACGACACCGTGAACGGCGCGCACTTCGCCTTCACCGACCGGTGGGGCGGGGTGAGCGCCGTTCCGTACGAGGAGCTGAACCTCGGCGGCGCCGTCGGCGACGACCCCGCCGCCGTTCATACGAACCGGAACCTCGCCGCCAAGAGCCTGGGCATCGACCCCGGCCAGGTCGTCTGGATGAACCAGGTCCACGGCCGGGCCGTCCATGTGGTCGACGGACCCTGGCCCGCGGAAGCGGAAGTTCCGGAAGGGGACGCCGTCGTCACCGCGAGACCGGGACTGCCCCTCGCCGTGCTCACCGCCGACTGCACACCGGTCCTGCTGGCCGACCCGGTCGCCGGAGTCGTGGCCGCCGCGCACGCGGGACGCCCGGGGATGGTCGCCGGGGTCGTCCGGGCGACGGTCGAGACCATGATCACACTCGGCGCGGAGCCGGACCGGATCATCGCCAGGACCGGCCCCGCCGTCTGCGGGCGCTGCTACGAGGTTCCGGAGGCGATGCGCGACGAGGTCGCCGCCGTCGAACCGGCCGCCCGGGCGGAGACGAGCTGGGGCACCCCGGCCGTCGACGTCACCGCCGGCGTCCACGCCCAGCTGGAGAGACTCGGGGTACGGGACCGGCGGGCCTCGGAGGTCTGCACCCGCGAGTCGGGGGACCACTTCTCGTACCGCCGCGACCGCACCACGGGACGGCTCGCCGGATATGTCTGGCTCGGGGGTCCCGCCCGGCAGAAGGCCGGGGGAGGAAAGAACGCATGA
- a CDS encoding YggS family pyridoxal phosphate-dependent enzyme, protein MTDRRTELAENLARVEERISAACAAAGRERDEVTLIVVTKTYPASDVRLLHELGVRHVAENRDQDAAPKAAACADLDLTWHFVGQLQTNKVRSVAGYAQVVQSVDRPRLVTALSSAAERTGRELDCLIQVALDAESGERGERGGVAPEGIEELADAIDAAPGLRLGGLMTVAPLTGPYAGRQRAAFDRLMEFSSRLRATRPAANMVSAGMSADLEDAVAAGATHVRIGTAVLGVRPRLG, encoded by the coding sequence ATGACGGACCGTAGGACAGAACTCGCCGAGAACCTGGCGAGAGTGGAGGAACGTATCTCCGCGGCCTGCGCCGCCGCGGGCCGCGAGCGGGACGAGGTGACCCTGATCGTGGTCACCAAGACGTACCCCGCGAGCGACGTCCGCCTCCTCCATGAGCTCGGCGTCCGCCATGTCGCCGAGAACCGGGACCAGGATGCGGCCCCCAAGGCCGCAGCGTGCGCAGATCTCGATCTGACCTGGCACTTCGTCGGTCAGCTCCAGACCAACAAGGTTCGCTCGGTCGCCGGTTATGCCCAGGTCGTGCAGTCGGTCGACCGCCCAAGGCTGGTCACCGCGCTGTCATCGGCGGCGGAGCGTACCGGGCGGGAGCTGGACTGCCTGATCCAGGTCGCCCTCGACGCGGAGTCCGGCGAGCGCGGTGAGCGCGGGGGCGTGGCGCCCGAGGGCATCGAGGAGTTGGCGGACGCGATCGACGCGGCGCCGGGGCTGCGGCTCGGCGGTCTGATGACCGTGGCGCCGCTGACCGGGCCCTATGCGGGGCGGCAACGGGCCGCGTTCGACCGGCTGATGGAATTCTCATCCCGCCTGCGCGCGACCCGTCCGGCTGCGAACATGGTGTCAGCAGGGATGAGTGCGGACCTCGAGGACGCGGTGGCGGCCGGAGCGACACATGTACGCATCGGTACGGCGGTACTCGGAGTACGACCCCGGCTCGGGTAA
- a CDS encoding cell division protein SepF gives MAGAMRKMAVYLGLVEDDGYDGRGFDPDDDFEPELEPEPERDRRRHQPPHQVEREEPVRAPVAQPPVQRDPVPLPAESGRPARIAPVASITPERPSLEKNAPVIMPKVVSEREPYRITTLHPRTYNEARTIGEHFREGTPVIMNLTEMDDTDAKRLVDFAAGLVFGLHGSIERVTQKVFLLSPANVDVTAEDKARIAEGGFFNQS, from the coding sequence ATGGCCGGCGCGATGCGCAAGATGGCGGTCTACCTCGGCCTCGTGGAGGACGATGGGTACGACGGCCGGGGCTTCGACCCCGACGACGACTTCGAACCCGAGCTGGAGCCGGAGCCCGAGCGCGACCGGCGCCGCCACCAGCCCCCGCACCAGGTGGAGCGCGAGGAACCGGTGCGCGCCCCGGTAGCGCAGCCTCCGGTTCAGCGCGACCCCGTTCCGCTTCCCGCTGAAAGCGGACGACCCGCCCGAATCGCCCCCGTGGCGTCCATCACACCTGAACGCCCGAGCCTGGAGAAGAACGCACCGGTGATCATGCCCAAGGTCGTGTCCGAGCGGGAGCCCTACCGCATCACCACGCTGCACCCGCGGACGTACAACGAGGCCCGTACCATCGGGGAACACTTCCGCGAGGGCACGCCTGTGATCATGAACCTCACCGAGATGGACGACACGGACGCGAAGCGACTTGTCGACTTTGCCGCCGGTCTCGTCTTCGGGCTGCATGGCAGCATTGAGCGAGTGACGCAGAAGGTGTTCCTGTTGTCGCCTGCTAACGTCGATGTCACGGCGGAGGACAAGGCCCGCATCGCAGAGGGCGGATTCTTCAACCAGAGCTGA
- a CDS encoding YggT family protein: protein MGVALDVIWVALACFLVLLFFRLVMQYVFQFARSWQPGKAMVVVLEATYTVTDPPLKLLQRFIPPLRLGGVALDLSFFVLMIIVYILLNIVGGFAMRV, encoded by the coding sequence ATGGGCGTCGCACTGGATGTGATCTGGGTCGCTCTTGCGTGCTTCCTCGTGCTGCTCTTCTTCCGGCTGGTCATGCAGTACGTCTTCCAGTTCGCCCGTTCATGGCAACCCGGCAAGGCGATGGTGGTCGTTCTGGAGGCCACCTACACTGTCACCGATCCACCACTCAAGCTTCTGCAGCGGTTCATCCCACCGTTGCGTCTCGGGGGCGTGGCACTCGACCTGTCCTTCTTCGTTCTGATGATCATCGTCTACATCCTGCTCAACATCGTGGGTGGCTTCGCGATGAGGGTGTAG
- a CDS encoding DivIVA domain-containing protein: MPLTPEDVRNKQFTTVRLREGYDEDEVDAFLDEVEAELTRLLRENEDLRAKLAAATRAAAQNQQQAMRKPPEQQERPVGPGAPVPAAISGPPVQQQPPQMGPPQLPGGAPQLPAGPSHGGPQGPHGPGPMQGGPMGGPMGGPMGGHAPGMPQQGPGGDSAARVLSLAQQTADQAIAEARSEANKIVGEARSRAEGLERDARAKADALERDAQEKHRVAMGSLESARATLERKVEDLRGFEREYRTRLKSYLESQLRQLESQGDESLAPPRTPATASLPPSPSMASAGASAPSYGGNQTMGGGPTMGGAPSYGGQQQMSPAMTQPMAPVRPQAPQPMQQAPSPMRGFLIDEDDN, from the coding sequence ATGCCGCTGACCCCCGAGGACGTGCGGAACAAGCAGTTCACGACCGTCCGTCTCCGAGAAGGCTATGACGAGGACGAGGTCGATGCGTTCCTCGACGAGGTCGAGGCCGAGCTGACGCGCCTGCTCCGCGAGAACGAGGACCTGCGCGCCAAGCTGGCCGCCGCCACGCGCGCCGCCGCGCAGAACCAGCAGCAGGCCATGCGCAAGCCGCCGGAGCAGCAGGAGCGCCCGGTGGGTCCCGGCGCACCCGTGCCCGCCGCCATATCCGGACCGCCGGTCCAGCAGCAGCCCCCGCAGATGGGCCCGCCCCAGCTGCCGGGTGGTGCTCCTCAGCTGCCGGCCGGTCCCAGCCACGGCGGCCCCCAGGGCCCGCACGGCCCCGGTCCCATGCAGGGCGGCCCCATGGGCGGTCCGATGGGTGGCCCCATGGGCGGTCACGCTCCCGGCATGCCGCAGCAGGGCCCCGGTGGCGACAGCGCCGCCCGTGTCCTGTCGCTGGCCCAGCAGACCGCCGACCAGGCGATCGCGGAGGCCCGCTCCGAGGCCAACAAGATCGTCGGTGAGGCGCGTTCGCGCGCCGAGGGCCTGGAGCGCGACGCCCGCGCCAAGGCCGACGCGCTGGAGCGGGACGCGCAGGAGAAGCACCGCGTCGCGATGGGCTCCCTGGAGTCCGCCCGCGCCACGCTGGAGCGCAAGGTCGAGGACCTGCGCGGCTTCGAGCGCGAGTACCGCACGCGTCTGAAGTCGTACCTGGAGAGCCAGCTGCGTCAGCTGGAGAGCCAGGGCGACGAGTCGCTGGCCCCGCCGCGGACTCCGGCCACCGCCTCGCTGCCGCCGTCCCCGTCGATGGCGTCCGCCGGTGCGAGCGCCCCGTCCTACGGCGGCAACCAGACCATGGGCGGCGGCCCCACGATGGGCGGCGCCCCGTCGTACGGTGGTCAGCAGCAGATGTCGCCGGCGATGACCCAGCCCATGGCACCGGTGCGGCCGCAGGCGCCGCAGCCGATGCAGCAGGCTCCGTCGCCGATGCGCGGCTTCCTCATCGACGAGGACGACAACTGA
- the ileS gene encoding isoleucine--tRNA ligase has translation MSQYRQVPAQVDLPALEHAVLDFWRESKVFAKSLEQSEGRPEWVFYEGPPTANGMPGAHHIEARVFKDVFPRFRTMRGYHVARKAGWDCHGLPVELAVEKELGFSGKKDIEAYGIAEFNAKCRESVTRHTDAFAELTTRMGYWVDVDDAYRTMDPEYIESVWWSLKEIFDKGLLVQDHRVAPWCPRCGTGLSDHELAQGYETVVDPSVYVRFPLTSGPLAGEASLVVWTTTPWTLVSNTAVAAHPDVTYVVATNGEEKLVVAEQLLAKALGEGWEATGQTFTGAEMERWAYRRPFELVEFPDAAHFVVNADYVTTEDGTGLVHQAPAFGEDDLKVCRAYGLPVVNPVRPDGTFEEGVPLVGGVFFKKADEALTADLGARGLLFKHIAYEHSYPHCWRCHTALLYYAQPSWYIRTTAVKDRLLAENEATNWFPESVKHGRFGDWLNNNIDWALSRNRYWGTPLPIWRCEEGHLTCVGSRAELTELTGTDQSGLDPHRPFIDDVTFPCPTCRETATRVPEVIDAWYDSGSMPFAQWGYPYKNKELFEKRYPAQFISEAIDQTRGWFYTLMAVGTLVFDKSSYENVVCLGHILAEDGRKMSKHLGNILQPIPLMDQHGADAVRWFMAAGGSPWAARRVGHGTIQEVVRKTLLTYWNTVAFQALYARTAGWAPSDADPAPAERTVLDRWLLSELHALTDQVTQALEAYDTQRAGKLLSAFVDDLSNWYVRRSRRRFWQGDAAALRTLHDVVETVTRLMAPLTPFITERVWQDLVVPVTPGAPESVHLSTWPEADLSAIDPTLSQQMTLVRRLVELGRATRAESGVKTRQPLSRALVAASGFEALSPELHAQITEELNVSSLASLSEVGGSLVDTTAKANFRALGKRFGKGVQDVAKAIAAADAAALSLALRDGEATLEVNGETVTLAPDEVIITETPREGWSVASDAGATVALDLEITPELRRAGLARDAIRLIQEARKNSGLDVADRIALRWESTDEEVAAALSDHAGLIADEVLATDFARGEADGSYGEPFTDEPLSLTFRLRKA, from the coding sequence ATGTCGCAGTACCGCCAGGTACCCGCCCAGGTCGACCTGCCCGCCCTCGAGCACGCCGTGCTCGATTTCTGGCGCGAGAGCAAGGTCTTCGCCAAGAGCCTCGAGCAGTCCGAGGGCCGCCCGGAGTGGGTGTTCTACGAGGGCCCGCCCACGGCCAACGGCATGCCGGGCGCCCACCACATCGAGGCCCGCGTCTTCAAGGACGTCTTCCCCCGCTTCCGCACCATGCGCGGCTACCACGTGGCCCGCAAGGCCGGCTGGGACTGCCACGGCCTGCCGGTGGAGCTGGCCGTCGAGAAGGAGCTGGGCTTCTCCGGCAAGAAGGACATCGAGGCGTACGGCATCGCGGAGTTCAACGCGAAGTGCCGTGAGTCCGTGACCCGGCACACCGACGCGTTCGCCGAGCTCACGACGCGCATGGGCTACTGGGTCGACGTGGACGACGCGTACCGGACGATGGACCCCGAGTACATCGAGTCCGTGTGGTGGTCCCTGAAGGAGATCTTCGACAAGGGCCTCCTGGTCCAGGACCACCGGGTGGCGCCCTGGTGCCCCCGCTGCGGCACGGGCCTGTCGGACCACGAGCTGGCGCAGGGCTACGAGACGGTCGTCGACCCGTCCGTGTACGTCCGCTTCCCGCTGACGTCCGGCCCGCTGGCCGGCGAGGCGTCCCTCGTCGTCTGGACGACCACGCCGTGGACGCTGGTGTCGAACACCGCCGTCGCCGCGCACCCCGACGTCACGTACGTCGTCGCGACGAACGGCGAGGAGAAGCTGGTCGTCGCCGAGCAGCTGCTGGCGAAGGCGCTCGGCGAGGGCTGGGAGGCCACGGGGCAGACCTTCACGGGCGCGGAGATGGAGCGCTGGGCGTACCGGCGCCCGTTCGAGCTGGTCGAGTTCCCGGACGCGGCGCACTTCGTCGTCAACGCCGACTACGTGACCACCGAGGACGGTACGGGTCTGGTCCACCAGGCCCCGGCCTTCGGTGAGGACGACCTCAAGGTGTGCCGCGCCTACGGCCTGCCGGTCGTGAACCCGGTCCGCCCGGACGGCACGTTCGAGGAGGGCGTCCCGCTCGTCGGCGGCGTGTTCTTCAAGAAGGCCGACGAGGCGCTGACGGCCGACCTGGGCGCCCGCGGCCTGCTGTTCAAGCACATCGCGTACGAGCACAGCTACCCGCACTGCTGGCGCTGCCACACGGCGCTGCTGTACTACGCGCAGCCGTCCTGGTACATCCGCACGACGGCGGTCAAGGACCGGCTCCTGGCGGAGAACGAGGCGACCAACTGGTTCCCGGAGTCCGTCAAGCACGGCCGCTTCGGCGACTGGCTGAACAACAACATCGACTGGGCGCTCTCCCGGAACCGCTACTGGGGCACCCCGCTGCCGATCTGGCGCTGCGAGGAGGGTCACCTCACGTGCGTCGGCTCGCGCGCCGAGCTGACCGAGCTGACCGGCACCGACCAGTCGGGCCTCGACCCGCACCGCCCGTTCATCGACGACGTCACGTTCCCGTGCCCGACGTGCCGGGAGACGGCGACGCGCGTCCCCGAGGTCATCGACGCCTGGTACGACTCGGGCTCGATGCCGTTCGCGCAGTGGGGCTACCCGTACAAGAACAAGGAGCTGTTCGAGAAGCGTTACCCGGCGCAGTTCATCTCGGAGGCCATCGACCAGACCCGCGGCTGGTTCTACACGCTGATGGCGGTCGGCACGCTCGTCTTCGACAAGTCGTCGTACGAGAACGTGGTGTGCCTGGGCCACATCCTCGCCGAGGACGGCCGGAAGATGTCCAAGCACCTGGGCAACATCCTCCAGCCGATCCCGCTGATGGACCAGCACGGCGCGGACGCGGTCCGCTGGTTCATGGCGGCCGGCGGCTCCCCGTGGGCGGCGCGCCGCGTCGGCCACGGCACGATCCAGGAGGTCGTCCGCAAGACGCTCCTCACGTACTGGAACACGGTCGCGTTCCAGGCGCTGTACGCGCGGACGGCGGGCTGGGCGCCCTCGGACGCCGACCCGGCGCCGGCGGAGCGCACGGTCCTGGACCGCTGGCTGCTCAGCGAGCTGCACGCGCTGACCGACCAGGTCACGCAGGCCCTGGAGGCGTACGACACGCAGCGCGCCGGCAAGCTCCTGTCGGCGTTCGTCGACGACCTGTCCAACTGGTACGTGCGCCGCTCGCGGCGCCGGTTCTGGCAGGGTGACGCGGCGGCGCTGCGCACGCTGCACGACGTGGTCGAGACGGTCACGCGGCTGATGGCCCCGCTGACCCCGTTCATCACCGAGCGGGTGTGGCAGGACCTGGTGGTGCCGGTGACGCCGGGCGCCCCCGAGTCGGTGCACCTGTCGACGTGGCCGGAGGCGGACCTGTCCGCGATCGACCCGACCCTGTCGCAGCAGATGACGCTGGTGCGCCGCCTGGTGGAGCTGGGCCGTGCCACGCGCGCGGAGTCCGGTGTGAAGACCCGCCAGCCGCTGTCCCGCGCGCTGGTCGCGGCGAGCGGCTTCGAGGCCCTCTCCCCCGAGCTGCACGCGCAGATCACGGAGGAGCTGAACGTCTCGTCGCTGGCCTCCCTGTCGGAGGTGGGCGGCTCGCTGGTCGACACGACGGCCAAGGCGAACTTCCGGGCGCTGGGCAAGCGCTTCGGCAAGGGCGTGCAGGACGTCGCCAAGGCGATCGCGGCGGCCGACGCCGCGGCCCTGTCGCTGGCGCTGCGCGACGGCGAGGCCACGCTGGAGGTGAACGGTGAGACGGTCACCCTCGCCCCCGACGAGGTGATCATCACCGAGACGCCGCGCGAGGGCTGGTCGGTCGCCTCCGACGCGGGCGCGACGGTCGCGCTCGACCTGGAGATCACGCCGGAGCTGCGCCGTGCGGGCCTGGCCCGTGACGCGATCCGCCTGATCCAGGAGGCCCGCAAGAACAGCGGCCTGGACGTCGCCGACCGGATCGCGCTGCGCTGGGAGTCCACGGACGAGGAGGTCGCCGCGGCCCTGTCGGACCACGCCGGTCTGATCGCCGACGAGGTCCTGGCGACGGACTTCGCGCGGGGCGAGGCGGACGGGTCGTACGGCGAGCCGTTCACGGACGAGCCCCTGTCCCTGACGTTCCGCCTCCGCAAGGCCTGA
- a CDS encoding TraR/DksA C4-type zinc finger protein produces MVAKKSAVTRTASTRSTAAGAAVKDPGGKKSTAAARSTTRSTAKEAAPKKTVTKKAAAKKATARKVAGSSGAAGGAQRPARAAEAPATTPAKRAPTKKAASQSAAPGGTAAKRTAVKKTAETKATAEKAPATKAGTTKAAAAKAPAKKAAATKAAAKKAAGAKAAAPKAGTAKTTAEKAPAKKTVTKEAVSKKAATKKAVTKKTAASKAAAGRTAAKKATAAEAPAKKAPAVKVTETKAPAKKASATKAPATKAPAKKAPATKPAAVKAPATKAPAKAPAAKAPAEKAAAKKAPARKAATRANAGTAAPPAAGEAVETTPAAAPAAAPGGRPAARKTAARKAAAKKATAARAVKKAAPAAEGAAQAAEQTGARTVAAKKTADVTTAAGGAAVPPARGVAEAAPEELAVRAGEEPWTAEEVAEARAELESEARRLQEEIAASEAALSGLMRDSGDGAGHDEADTGTKNITREHEMALAANARATLEQTVHALQRLDAGTYGLCEVCGRPIGKARMQAFPRATLCVEDKQKQERRG; encoded by the coding sequence ATGGTGGCGAAGAAGAGCGCCGTCACGAGGACGGCGTCCACGAGATCCACCGCTGCGGGTGCGGCGGTCAAGGACCCGGGCGGCAAGAAGAGCACCGCCGCCGCCCGCTCCACCACGCGGTCCACGGCCAAGGAGGCGGCCCCGAAGAAGACGGTCACCAAGAAGGCCGCGGCGAAGAAGGCCACCGCCAGGAAGGTCGCGGGATCCTCCGGAGCCGCAGGAGGCGCGCAGAGGCCCGCCCGGGCGGCCGAGGCCCCCGCCACGACCCCCGCCAAGAGAGCGCCCACGAAGAAGGCCGCGTCCCAGAGCGCGGCACCGGGCGGGACGGCGGCCAAGAGGACGGCCGTCAAGAAGACGGCGGAGACGAAGGCGACGGCGGAGAAGGCGCCGGCCACGAAGGCCGGGACCACCAAGGCGGCAGCCGCGAAGGCCCCCGCGAAGAAGGCCGCGGCCACCAAGGCCGCGGCCAAGAAGGCGGCCGGCGCGAAGGCGGCGGCCCCCAAGGCAGGAACCGCGAAGACCACGGCCGAGAAGGCCCCTGCCAAGAAGACGGTCACCAAGGAGGCGGTCAGTAAGAAGGCGGCCACCAAGAAGGCGGTCACGAAGAAGACGGCCGCCTCCAAGGCGGCGGCCGGCAGAACGGCGGCCAAGAAGGCCACGGCCGCTGAGGCACCAGCCAAGAAGGCACCAGCCGTGAAGGTCACAGAAACCAAGGCGCCGGCCAAGAAGGCTTCGGCCACGAAAGCACCGGCCACGAAGGCCCCGGCCAAGAAAGCACCGGCCACGAAACCCGCAGCGGTCAAGGCGCCGGCCACGAAGGCACCCGCCAAGGCACCGGCCGCCAAGGCACCCGCCGAGAAAGCCGCCGCCAAGAAGGCGCCGGCGCGCAAGGCGGCCACCAGGGCGAATGCCGGGACGGCCGCCCCGCCGGCCGCCGGGGAAGCCGTGGAAACGACTCCGGCGGCCGCGCCGGCAGCCGCTCCCGGCGGGAGGCCCGCCGCGAGGAAAACCGCCGCGAGGAAAGCTGCGGCCAAGAAGGCCACGGCCGCTCGGGCCGTGAAGAAGGCCGCGCCCGCGGCCGAGGGGGCGGCCCAGGCCGCGGAGCAGACAGGAGCCAGGACGGTGGCAGCGAAGAAGACGGCGGACGTGACCACGGCGGCCGGCGGCGCGGCGGTGCCCCCGGCCCGCGGGGTCGCCGAGGCGGCGCCCGAGGAGCTCGCCGTACGCGCCGGCGAGGAGCCGTGGACCGCCGAGGAGGTCGCGGAGGCCCGCGCGGAGCTGGAGAGCGAGGCCAGGCGCCTCCAAGAGGAGATCGCCGCCTCCGAGGCGGCGCTGTCCGGCCTGATGCGGGACTCCGGTGACGGCGCCGGGCACGACGAGGCCGACACGGGCACCAAGAACATCACCCGCGAGCACGAGATGGCGCTGGCCGCCAACGCCCGGGCGACCCTGGAGCAGACCGTGCACGCCCTCCAGCGGCTCGACGCGGGCACCTACGGCCTGTGCGAGGTGTGCGGGCGTCCGATCGGCAAGGCCCGTATGCAGGCCTTCCCGCGGGCCACCCTGTGCGTGGAGGACAAGCAGAAGCAGGAACGCCGAGGCTGA
- the lspA gene encoding signal peptidase II, which yields MAEAERIIGTPDVDDEAAAPAEQPKGRRRVVALFAVALVAYLLDLGSKMLVVAKLEHRDPIVVIDGVLKFVAVRNPGAAFGIGEAFTVIFTVIAAAVIVVIIRLARKLYSLPWAIALGLLLGGALGNLTDRIFRSPGIFEGAVVDFIAPTHFAVFNLADSAIVCGGFLIVILSFRGLDPDGTVHKD from the coding sequence GTGGCAGAGGCGGAGCGCATCATCGGTACGCCGGATGTTGACGACGAGGCTGCGGCTCCCGCCGAGCAGCCCAAGGGCAGGCGGAGGGTCGTGGCGCTCTTCGCCGTGGCCCTCGTGGCCTATCTGCTGGACCTCGGCAGCAAGATGCTCGTCGTGGCCAAGCTGGAGCACCGCGACCCGATCGTGGTCATCGACGGTGTGCTGAAGTTCGTGGCGGTACGGAACCCGGGTGCGGCGTTCGGGATCGGCGAGGCGTTCACGGTGATCTTCACGGTGATCGCGGCCGCGGTGATCGTCGTGATCATCCGGCTGGCGCGCAAGCTCTACAGCCTGCCGTGGGCGATCGCGCTGGGCCTCCTGCTCGGCGGCGCGCTCGGCAACCTCACCGACCGGATCTTCCGGTCGCCGGGGATCTTCGAGGGCGCGGTCGTGGACTTCATCGCGCCGACGCACTTCGCCGTGTTCAACCTCGCGGACTCGGCGATCGTGTGCGGCGGCTTCCTGATCGTCATCCTGTCCTTCCGGGGACTGGACCCGGACGGGACCGTCCACAAGGACTGA
- a CDS encoding RluA family pseudouridine synthase: protein MSTIPEIRTLPVPDGLEGERVDAAIARMFGFSRTKAAELATAGKVLVDGAVVGKSERVSGGAWLEVEMPGAPAPVQIVAEPVEGMEIVHDDDDIVVIVKPVGVAAHPSPGWTGTTVIGGLAAAGYRISTSGAAERQGIVHRLDVGTSGLMVVAKSERAYTLLKAQFRERVVDKRYHALVQGHPDPLSGTIDAPIGRHPNHDYKWAVTAEGKPSVTHYDLIEAYRAASLLDIKLETGRTHQIRVHMSAHRHPCVGDLTYGADPTLAKRLRLTRQWLHAVRLGFEHPADGRWVEFESRYPEDLQHALDTIAAESA, encoded by the coding sequence GTGAGCACGATTCCCGAGATCCGTACGCTGCCCGTTCCCGACGGCCTGGAGGGCGAGCGCGTCGACGCCGCCATCGCCCGCATGTTCGGCTTCTCCCGCACCAAGGCGGCCGAGCTGGCCACCGCGGGCAAGGTCCTCGTCGACGGGGCCGTCGTCGGCAAGTCCGAGCGGGTCAGCGGCGGTGCCTGGCTCGAGGTCGAGATGCCGGGCGCGCCCGCCCCGGTGCAGATCGTCGCCGAGCCGGTCGAGGGCATGGAGATCGTCCATGACGACGACGACATCGTCGTGATCGTCAAGCCGGTCGGCGTCGCCGCGCACCCGAGCCCCGGCTGGACGGGTACGACGGTGATCGGCGGGCTCGCCGCCGCCGGATACCGGATCTCCACCTCCGGCGCGGCCGAGCGCCAGGGCATCGTGCACCGGCTCGACGTCGGCACGTCCGGGCTGATGGTCGTCGCCAAGTCGGAGCGGGCGTACACGCTGCTGAAGGCCCAGTTCCGGGAGCGGGTCGTCGACAAGCGGTACCACGCGCTGGTGCAGGGCCACCCCGACCCGCTGAGCGGCACGATCGACGCGCCGATCGGCCGCCACCCGAACCACGACTACAAGTGGGCGGTCACCGCCGAGGGCAAGCCGTCGGTGACGCACTACGACCTGATCGAGGCGTACCGAGCGGCGTCCCTGCTGGACATCAAGCTGGAGACGGGCCGTACGCACCAGATCCGCGTCCACATGTCCGCGCACCGCCACCCCTGCGTGGGCGACCTGACGTACGGCGCGGACCCGACCCTGGCGAAGCGGCTGCGGTTGACCCGCCAGTGGCTGCACGCGGTGCGGCTCGGCTTCGAGCACCCGGCGGACGGCCGCTGGGTCGAGTTCGAGAGCCGCTACCCGGAGGACCTCCAGCACGCGCTGGACACCATAGCGGCGGAGAGCGCATGA
- a CDS encoding GNAT family N-acetyltransferase, giving the protein MSPFLVREAVTEADRQAGFAVRREVFVVEQGVPEELEYDAYDTTAVHVLAVRRADGLPLGTGRLLYGADAAGRTGGAEGVGSLGRLAVSKAARGLGVGAALVRAVEDVARGRGLTAVDLHAQTHALGFYERLGYEAYGPEFPDAGMPHRAMRRVL; this is encoded by the coding sequence ATGAGCCCCTTCCTCGTGCGGGAGGCCGTGACCGAGGCCGACCGGCAGGCGGGCTTCGCCGTGCGCCGCGAGGTGTTCGTCGTCGAGCAGGGCGTGCCCGAGGAGCTGGAGTACGACGCGTACGACACGACCGCCGTGCACGTCCTCGCCGTCCGCCGCGCCGACGGCCTGCCCCTCGGCACGGGGCGGCTGCTGTACGGGGCGGACGCCGCCGGGAGGACCGGGGGCGCCGAGGGCGTCGGCTCGCTCGGCCGGCTCGCGGTGTCGAAGGCCGCGCGGGGGCTCGGCGTGGGCGCCGCCCTGGTGCGGGCCGTCGAGGACGTGGCGCGGGGCCGTGGGCTGACCGCCGTGGACCTGCACGCGCAGACCCACGCGCTGGGGTTCTACGAGCGGCTGGGATACGAGGCGTACGGCCCGGAGTTCCCCGACGCGGGCATGCCGCACCGCGCGATGCGCCGCGTGCTCTGA